TCAAATCGCCCGGGGTGTACTTCTCGCCTGTGATCGGTGAGGTACCTGTCGGCACTGTCTTGAGGCTACCGATCGGAGCAGCAGGAGTTTGTCCGTTTGCTTTCATCGCAATCTGCGCGCTCACGGATCCAATGGCAATTTCATCGGTCACACCCGGAAAAGATTTTTTGTACTGCGCGAGCATTGATTTAAATTCTGGGGTCGTTTGATCTGTCCCAGGTTGTGGGACGGTTGCGCTGCCTGCCGGCGTTGGAGCTGCTAGTGTTGAAAATTGTGGTGTTGCCGCTTCTTTTGCTTGCTGTGCGTTGTACTGCGCATTCATGTCACCCTTCACCTTCGCATTGTTCGCGGCTTGTGCGGGGGTAGTAGGGTCAAAGTTTGTATCATAAACACCAAAACCGCCGGTACCGTTGACGATGTCCTGTAAATTTCCAGCGCCGGCATTCGCACTAAGATTTTTACTAAGCAATGATTGTGCGAGACTTTTAATACCACCTGCATCAAGCGCGCTACCCTTAATAAGGCTGCTATCAATACCGCCTTTAAAACTCACATTTTTGTCCGAAAGACCAAGCGCTGTGAGTGCATCACTTGAAACGGGTTGATAGTAAGCCTGGCGCCCTGCATCATCTTGAATGTCCGCGTATATTTGATTGTCCCCTGAACGGCGGACTAATTTTATTCCTGGCATATTTTTGGCTGATTAGTTTTATTATATCATTGTGGTTATGTTACCGCGATGAGATATCCTTTTATGTATGCAGAGATTGTCTGACTTGTCGCGGTTGCGCCAGTTCCGATATTGATATAAACGTCTGTGCCTGGTTCGATAACATAGGATGCGCCGGATGTTCGTAGAGTAAACATTATGCCCGTGTTATCGAGGCCGGTTAATGTTGTGCTAGGGATAATGTCGGTGTAACTGCGTCCCGATGTTCCCACTGATACCTGTGCAACAACAGTGACTGTGTCGTCTTCGGTGCATAGTACAACGAGTTCCGTTGCAACCATATAATATCCGCTCGGTACTGAATAAACACGCGTCGCACCCGTAGTTTTTGCATCGATGCCGTCAGCGCTACCAAGAATAGCAGAAACATTTGGAATCAGATTGTTTTCATCTTTGAACGCGTAGTCTTTATTCATATTAAGCGAAGGTGATATTTTTCTGACGAATAGCGAGACCGTCCGCACCAGTTCCACCAGAAGCGGCAGGATTGCTTGCAGACCAACTTCCAGCAGCGCCGGCAGTACCCGCGCCATTCCAGGAACCAGCACCACCTCCACCTGCGCCACTAGCAAATGCATTAGGCGCGCTCGGATTACAAATTCCACCAGTACCTAGAGCACCGCCGGTTATCGTGTAAGTTCCCGAATCAGCTGTAAGCGTTCTATATAAAACACCGATCATACCACCGCCACCACCACCTCCACCTGCGCCTCCCGAACCTGTAGTGGCTCCAGCGTCAGTTCCGTTTGTTCCTGCTTGTCCTGCCACCGAGATTGAACCTGTTGTGAAGTTCCATGCTCCGTTACATTCAAAAATAAGAACACCACCACCACGCCCACCTATACCTCCAGCAATACCGTTTGATGCCGGAAAACCTGACCCATTGTTATTGAACCCACCACCACCTGAACCACCACCCGCTCCTGGGGCTGCGATAAATGTTTTGTGTTGTTGGAATAAATAAAGAGTTCTAAGAGCAAGTTGAGCACCCGCCGCACCACCCGCCGCACCGGACGTATTTGCCCCACTTGTTCCATTATGTGTTAAGGCATCATAAATATACGAAGCGTTTGTTGCTGTATCCGCGCCACAACCAGAAGCATTGAAAGCAACTGCAGAGGTCGTCATCGTCATTGCGCCCTGACACTTAATCAAAATGAAGGTTCCGTTTGCATGAGGATTTGTGAACACAACCGTTGCTGTGCCCGTGATCGAGACTGTCGTGTAATTTTTTACAAAATACGCAGCGCCACCAAGGTCGATCGTTGTTGTACCCGATGAGGTAGAAAGCGCGCCGTCTGATCCGTCTCCACCAAACGTACCTTGCGATGTTGTGACTGTGTTGTTTGCGTAAACATTAAATGTCCCGGCTGAATCGTCCCATTTCGCGTATGCGCCGGTTGCATCGTCGCCCATGATAACGTCACCCGCGTCCGCACCCGAAACAATAACTTCAAAAATGGTGCTGCCCGCTCCGTTGATACCTTGAAAAGCTGTCGAGGTCATCTGGAAGCGCGCGCCAGAAGCAGCCGTGCGGATTGTTGCACCCGTTACTGTTCCAGCCGTGATTGTACCCATGTCGGCAGTAATCGCCGAGAGTTGCGAGATTGTGAGCTTGCCAGCCGTGATTGTTGCATTGGCGATTTCCGCGGCGGTAATGGTCAAACTTGCGATATTCGTTGCGGTAATCGTAGCTGTCGCGATTTGAGTTGCCGTGATTGTCGCCGACGCGATGTTTGATGCAGTAATGGTACCGGATGCAATTTTTGCCCCAGTGATCGTCGCGTTGGCAATTTCGGTCGCTGTAATGGTAGCTGCTGCAATCTGCGTCGCTGTAATGGTTGCGTTCACGATATTCGCTGCCGCGATCGTATTGTTCGCAATGTTCGATCCCGTAATTGTTGAGTTAGCAATCTGCGTCGTCGTGATTGTTGCGTTAGAAATGTTTGCCGATGTGATCGTTGTGCTCGCGATCTGTCCACCTGTAATTCCAGCGGTAGCAGAAATCTGCGACGTGGTGATCGTCGCGTTTGTAATGTTTGCGGCTGTGATTGTGGTGTTCGCGATTTGAGAGCCTGTGATGCCAGCAGTCCCGGAGATCTGCGTGGTTGTGATCGTGGCATTGGCAATATTTGTCGCGGTAATTGTTGCACTCGCAATATCCGCTCCAGTAATCGTCGCGTCTTGAATGTTCGTTGATGTGATCGTACCCGAGGCAATCTTTGCGCCTGTAATAGTTGCAGCAGCAATTTCGGTCGCAGTAATGGTACCGGCTGCAATTTGTGTGGCGGTAATTGTTGCTGCTGTGATGTTTGTTGCGGTAATCGTTGCGACACCAATTTGAGATCCGGTAATCGTTGCTGCTTGAATCTGCTCACCATGAATCTGCGGCATGTCCCACGTCTTGAGGAATGTTCCGCTGTTGTTCATACCAATGAGCCACGTCGTTGCAACTGTTGGCACGGTCGCTGAACCTGAAATCGCTGTCGGCGATGTAGAATCCCAAACAATATAGCGCGCGGAAGTGTTGCTGCTCGTGATTGTATGCTCCGTTCCATTGAACTGAATCGTTACCCCCGACCAGGCAACTGAACCAGCACTAGGAGAGTTGTCTGTAAATGTTCCGGCTGACACCATGAACAAAGGCATGGTCGTTTTAATTGGCGTAATAGCCCCGGAAGAAATCTTTGCACCGTTGATTGTAAGGTTGGCAATCTCGGCCGCTGTAATCGTGAGGGCTGTGATGTTTGTTGCAGTGATTGTGGTTGCGGCAATGTTCGCGCCGGTAATCGTGCTCGAAGCGATGTTTGCACCTGTAATCGTACCGGATGCAATTTCAGCAGTAGTAATTGTGGCGCTGACAATGTTCGCTGCCGAGATCGTTGCAGAAGCGATATTGCCACCCGTAATGGTAGCGGCTGCAATATTTCCTCCGGTAATGGTTGCTGACGCGATGTTTGCGCCTGCGATAGTTGCGGATGCTATGTTCGCGCCCGTAATCGTAGCAGATGCAATTTTCGCTCCGGTTATAGTACCGTTCGCAATTTCGGCGGCAGTAATAGTCGCGGCGGTAATATTCGAGGCGGTAATTGTTCCGGCAGCAATCTTTGCGCCCGTGATCGTTGCATTCGCTATCTCGGTCGCGGTTATCGTAGCTGCTGTGATGTTCGTTGCGGTAATAGTACCAGCCGCAATTTTAGAACCTGTGATCGTTGCATTCGCAATTTCAGCTGCGGTGATTGTCGCCGCGGTAATATTTGCGGCTGTGATCGTAGCGAGCGCTATCTTTCCACCTGTAATAGTCGCGTTCGCTATTTCTGTTCCAGTAATTGTGGCTGCGGTAATGTTAGCTGCGGTAATAGTTGCTGTTGCGATTTTTCCGCCGGTAATGGTCGCATTTGCAATCGAAGCGGCAGTGACAGAAAGGGACGCAAGATATTGACCGTCGACTGACGATCCTGCTTGCAGTCCTGTAATGATGATGCTAGAAACTTTCATTGCGCCACTTTCCTTGATCCACATCGAAGCTGTCACCCTGTCGGCAAAAGCTGCGCCCGACCAGAAACGAACATCGTCGCCACCTGCAACACCAGCGATCTCACTCGCTGAAAGTGCGCGTGAGAAGTATGCCGCGTCGTCTATCGCGCCATTAAGGTATTCGCTAAGTGAAACAGCAGCAACTTTGTGACCAAAAACTAGGCGTGGTGTTGTGAAATTGTAGGTGCTTGAACATGCAACAGAACCCGCAAGCGTTCCGTTTACATAAAGGCGAAGTGTTGTGCCGTCATACGTACCGATGAGCGACGTGTATGTCCCGGCAGCAACCGAACTTGCGGCTGATGATGCCTCTTTTGTTGCTCCGTCATAGGCATAGAGTGAGGCACTACCGTTGCCATAGATACGAATACCCTTGTCATACGTTGTGGTGTCGGCAGCCTCCTGTGTCATTACTACGTCAAAATAACTCGTTGCCGTTGTAGGCAGTGCGGTGAGTTTTACCCAGACAGCGATTGTAAAATTAGCCGTTCCTGATATATCGAACGAGCTTGATTGAGAATAAATTTGACTTGATGTGCCATTAAATCCTGCACCATTATTGAACTTTCCGTTTCCTGCGGAATAGGTGATCGCGGTATCTGTTCCATTGTTCGAGCCAACACTATCCACTGAACTTGCTTCAAGTCTCCAATACGAAACGATGTTCGGATCCGAGAAAAGTGTCGAGCTAAAAAGCTCCGTTGCAGATGTGACGGTTGACGCAAGACCGAATGAGTTTGCTGTATCGCGGATGTAGTCGGACCCAATATCGAAACCACCGATAACACCTCCGGCTGTGACAGTAATTGCGCCAGAAATTATTGCGCCGGTCGCGCGGAGAATACCCGCGTTCGTGACTGAAAAAGGATTTGTCGCTGTATTAAAAGCGTCTTCGCCCGCCCATTGATTGCCGTTGATATCGACGTGCCAGCTTGTTGTGTCGCTTCCGCCAATGTCAATCGTGCTCGCGCTGATCGAGCCCGAGATCGTTGCGCCTGTGGCATAGAGTTGTCCGGCCATGTTGACGCGGAATGTTGCATCATTGAACTGTTTGCTGCCAAGCCAAATTCCCTGCTTGTCCGCATGGAATACCGTGTCTCCCACACCAACTGTTAATTCTTTCAGACTTGACAATAAGGTTTCACCTCCCGTTTTTCCGGGTACATCAGCCGGTTTGTCCGTGATTTGTGGATCAGTATCAGAAAAGAGCGGGCTTGAGGCAGCCGGTGGCATCTCGTCTACGTTGATAAAAATCCGGGGGCTGCTCATACAAATCGCAAAATAATTGATTCAATTTCCGGTGTGTTGTTACTGGACGCATTGAACAAGAGCTTGAGCTGCAAGGTGTTTACGTCCGGCAGATCAATGGTTGCACGAGACACAAGGCGATTCGCGTCGGTTTCCAGTGTGACGCCTGCATACGCGGTGTGGTTGACCTTCTTTGTCAGTGTCAGCGTTGCGCCGTTCAGCGTTCTATATGCGATCTCCACTTTGAGCTTCTTCGTCATGAACCGGTTGTACTGCATCACGCGCGTGACCATGTACGCGCCCGCGTGCTTCGCTGTGCTGTCGAGTTTGTCCACGCCATAGACTGTTCCGCTCGTGGTATCCTTCCATGCGACAAACAGATCATCGCCTGCGGCCAGGATTGAGCCTATGAGAACGTTTGAGGCGTTACCAGGGGATAACAGATATTCCACGTTCAAAACCGTCTGGTAGGCTGCGCTGTGAGCTGCCAGGCTATATAGGCCGAGCGTAGCCGGGTTGCCCGATGAGTTCGAGAGGCCAAACAAAGGCATACCGTGAAAGTTTGCGACGGATCCGTTGTACACGACTGCCTTGTTGGTGCCGGAATAATCACCCTTGATTTGCTTTGAGTGGCGCAGCGCGACGCCGTCATACACATACAGATTGCCCTTTGTTCCTGCGGATACGATAACCTGGTTATCATTTGAGAGAAACGCGTTGACGCCAACTTCCGGCACAGAATCGCTCACGCTGTAGCTGTCACTCCACGTATTCCAGCGAAAGATCGCGCACTGTCCGACGTTGCTTGCAATGTAGGTACCAATGAGCAGATCCGTGTTCATGAACCCAAGCGCGCTCACGCGGTAGCGAGCGTCAATGTCCAATGCATTCGCCGAGAACACGCCCGCGTCCACCTGCGCGACGTAGTATTTATCGCCAATATAAAGCACTTCATTGAGTTCAAACATCGGATGATAGGTTGCGTCCGTATTCGTGAAGGTTGCAAAGCTGTCATTGCGCGTGCTCCATGCTGCGCCGACTGCGACGCGTCCGAGACGAGACTGCATCGCGTAGTAGATATAACCCTGATATTCTGCCGCTGCCAAAATACCGACGTTCCCGGCTGCTGGCGCGGCTGTAGCTTCCACGCTCCACGTACCGCCCGACGTGCGCTTGAAAATCTTGCCATTGGTCGAACCAAAGAAGTACGAGCTGCCGTCCGAACACGCGAGGCCGGCGATACAAAAATCATCAACGGTTGAACCGCTGTCCTTCGTAAGTTTCTGATTCACCTTTAAAATTCCTGGCTCGCTATGCAGATCCAGTCCAACCAGTTCAGCGCTCGAATTTGTGGGGCCACTATAGATGCTGTCCGCAAGGCCGCCTAAATTCCAGTCTGCGATGATGACACTTGAGAGATCTGCCATAGGTCAATAAATTATTTAGTTTTGTTGCCATTGAGCATGGCAATGGCAACAGGGGAAACAATTTACATTGCTGCTGCGTCTGCTGCTTCCTGATCCTGCGGCGCTGCTTCTGCATCTTTCTCTGGTGACGGTTCCTCCGGCGCTGGCTCTTCTGCGTCGGCTTCATCCGAATAACCACCTGATGCAATGATTTCTTTTACATCATCCGACTGCACAGCCTCCCATGCTTCGCGTGTTGATGCTTCATAGCGTTCGAGGAAAACGAGCTCGCCCGCTTCGTTGGTCTGCTGATATGGTAATAGAGATTCAACGCGGCCGATATCGTTCGATGATTCTGATTCGAGGTCTTTGATGTAGAACATAGGAAGGGGATTATTTTTTAGTTTTTTCTTTTGGCGTGATTGCTGCGATGAACTCTTCGAGGGTCATTTCGATGCGCTCCGCACCGATGTCGATCACAACTTCGAGATGCTTGTCTGCGTCAATGCGCGCCATTTGTGCGATCTTCTGTCGGCGCTGACAGTTTGGTGAGAGATCAAGGTACAAGCCGATCGCGACTGTATCCTCTGATTTGTTTTCTACGATATCCATAGATGCTTATTTAAGGCCTTGCTGCGTCTTAAACCGCAAAGCAAAGTTGAGTAAACCTGCAACGATCAAGGCTGCCTGTGCTGCCTCCGGAAAAAGTTTGGTTACTTCCGCAGCGGCGCCAAGCGCGATTATTGCAACGTTCAGCCAAACAGTTTTTGATTTGTACCAAGATTTTTGTTCCATATTAGAATTTTTTAGCGAGCTCGATTAATTCTTCGATGATGTGATTCGCATTACGTCCCTGTGAAGGGCAATTGTCGCGTCGACCTCCCGACAACTGATAATGTCCAATTACATGATCCCGATCCAAGGGAAACTTCCACCGGCGCGCGATGTTCGCGATGAGCTCCGCGCTTGCCGCTTTCATCTCCGGCGTCCACACATCCGTCTGAAACCCCTCGTGTTCGATGCCGATCGTTTCAAACTTCGGATCAACGCGTGGGTCGATCAGCTTCCACGTAGGCTTGATGAGCGTCCCACAATGCCACGCGCTGTCGAGCTCGCCCACCCACTGACGCACCTGCCCCTTGCGGGACACGCCATAGTGAGTAGATGCGCCGGACGCTGGATTATGAAACCACGCATCAGTGCCGTTGTAGTACCCGGACATGATGTGTATCACGATCGCACGCGGCTTGTGACCGGCGCGACCTTTCGTGTAGTTGTGTGCGATCCGTCGCTGTTCAATTTTCAACATAGTTAATTGACGATTATTTGTTGTGGATTACCTTCTGCGTCCACAACATCAAACGCTGCAAGATCATTTTTTGAAACTGTAAGAGGGCCGACCGTCGTGAAGGGAAGTTTGACTGAAACCCCCGCGACCGCAAGTTGCTCTGCTACATCTTTTTTTGTTGAGAATCCTGCGATTGTAGCCATATTATTTTATGAACAGTTTTATGAGAACGATTGCGGACTGGAGAATCAGGAATGCGCCGATACCCTTGATCCAACCAATATCAGATTTGAGCAGTGCCATGTCGATCGAGAGATGCGCGAGGTGATTATCCTTAATGGTGCCGACGATTTCACGTATGCCGCCGAGCTCTTCATGTAGGTTGTCTATTTGACCCTGGTATGTTTCTTCCATAGCAGTCTTCGGTTATTAAGCACTTGTTGTAAAACTTGCGCTGTACGCCGTAAGCGCAGTACCAAGTCTACTTAATATAGATGCGCTAAGTGAAACATCATAGGTTGCTCCGCTTAATAATGCACTCGTCGGGGTGAATATAAGCGTTCGCGAGACGGAAAATGAGAGCGTGCCTGTTACTGGTGTGGCACCGTTCATCACGGAGAATGCCCCGTTGATTACAGTGGATTGGTCGACCTCTTCGCTAAAAACTACCTCAATATCCGTATTTATTGCTGCGTCGAGTTGGTTTATCGCCGGCGTCACCATGACCGCAGTGAATGGAGTTGCCGCTGGCCTACTCACATCAGCTTCGTACGCGGCAATTGTTACATTATCTGCTGCGATCA
This genomic interval from Patescibacteria group bacterium contains the following:
- a CDS encoding LamG-like jellyroll fold domain-containing protein, whose amino-acid sequence is MSSPRIFINVDEMPPAASSPLFSDTDPQITDKPADVPGKTGGETLLSSLKELTVGVGDTVFHADKQGIWLGSKQFNDATFRVNMAGQLYATGATISGSISASTIDIGGSDTTSWHVDINGNQWAGEDAFNTATNPFSVTNAGILRATGAIISGAITVTAGGVIGGFDIGSDYIRDTANSFGLASTVTSATELFSSTLFSDPNIVSYWRLEASSVDSVGSNNGTDTAITYSAGNGKFNNGAGFNGTSSQIYSQSSSFDISGTANFTIAVWVKLTALPTTATSYFDVVMTQEAADTTTYDKGIRIYGNGSASLYAYDGATKEASSAASSVAAGTYTSLIGTYDGTTLRLYVNGTLAGSVACSSTYNFTTPRLVFGHKVAAVSLSEYLNGAIDDAAYFSRALSASEIAGVAGGDDVRFWSGAAFADRVTASMWIKESGAMKVSSIIITGLQAGSSVDGQYLASLSVTAASIANATITGGKIATATITAANITAATITGTEIANATITGGKIALATITAANITAATITAAEIANATITGSKIAAGTITATNITAATITATEIANATITGAKIAAGTITASNITAATITAAEIANGTITGAKIASATITGANIASATIAGANIASATITGGNIAAATITGGNIASATISAANIVSATITTAEIASGTITGANIASSTITGANIAATTITATNITALTITAAEIANLTINGAKISSGAITPIKTTMPLFMVSAGTFTDNSPSAGSVAWSGVTIQFNGTEHTITSSNTSARYIVWDSTSPTAISGSATVPTVATTWLIGMNNSGTFLKTWDMPQIHGEQIQAATITGSQIGVATITATNITAATITATQIAAGTITATEIAAATITGAKIASGTITSTNIQDATITGADIASATITATNIANATITTTQISGTAGITGSQIANTTITAANITNATITTSQISATAGITGGQIASTTITSANISNATITTTQIANSTITGSNIANNTIAAANIVNATITATQIAAATITATEIANATITGAKIASGTITASNIASATITATQIATATITATNIASLTITAAEIANATITAGKLTISQLSAITADMGTITAGTVTGATIRTAASGARFQMTSTAFQGINGAGSTIFEVIVSGADAGDVIMGDDATGAYAKWDDSAGTFNVYANNTVTTSQGTFGGDGSDGALSTSSGTTTIDLGGAAYFVKNYTTVSITGTATVVFTNPHANGTFILIKCQGAMTMTTSAVAFNASGCGADTATNASYIYDALTHNGTSGANTSGAAGGAAGAQLALRTLYLFQQHKTFIAAPGAGGGSGGGGFNNNGSGFPASNGIAGGIGGRGGGVLIFECNGAWNFTTGSISVAGQAGTNGTDAGATTGSGGAGGGGGGGGMIGVLYRTLTADSGTYTITGGALGTGGICNPSAPNAFASGAGGGGAGSWNGAGTAGAAGSWSASNPAASGGTGADGLAIRQKNITFA
- a CDS encoding Ig-like domain-containing protein, which gives rise to MATWVNRNTVQVTQTITTEVSILDMRANVVAYQVERAALVARIATLDGLIAADNVTIAAYEADVSRPAATPFTAVMVTPAINQLDAAINTDIEVVFSEEVDQSTVINGAFSVMNGATPVTGTLSFSVSRTLIFTPTSALLSGATYDVSLSASILSRLGTALTAYSASFTTSA
- a CDS encoding peptidoglycan recognition family protein, whose product is MLKIEQRRIAHNYTKGRAGHKPRAIVIHIMSGYYNGTDAWFHNPASGASTHYGVSRKGQVRQWVGELDSAWHCGTLIKPTWKLIDPRVDPKFETIGIEHEGFQTDVWTPEMKAASAELIANIARRWKFPLDRDHVIGHYQLSGGRRDNCPSQGRNANHIIEELIELAKKF